Proteins encoded within one genomic window of Lagenorhynchus albirostris chromosome 9, mLagAlb1.1, whole genome shotgun sequence:
- the LOC132526535 gene encoding LOW QUALITY PROTEIN: caspase-12-like (The sequence of the model RefSeq protein was modified relative to this genomic sequence to represent the inferred CDS: inserted 1 base in 1 codon), with amino-acid sequence LTEKRLPKEGPVNMVKLRSRNVLDGIFDDXMENKVLNRGELQRLGEEVDHIVKRTGDLVYDLIEKMQMAGKIFKDHFFNPKKQLSLRSHLETENDESESTESSSSLTESEDESEKSRDEEKVESAQALALPPTAPQETQASQHGKLKLCPPDHFHTLKTTKADEVYPVMENEVWTCLALIICNKEFDCLSNRYGSEVDLLGMQDLLENLGYSVVVKEDLTVLEMETALRQFAACQDPQSSDSIFLVFMSHGTLDGICGTDPDILRDDTIFQIFNSCNCQSLKDKPKVIIMQACRGKGAGIFWVTDMREASAYRYDQFLQCSIWNDAITNGHVEKDFIAFKSLTPCNVSWILDTNGSLFISQLIYYFNEYSWCYQLEEIFRKVQHTFETPNVLTQMPTIERLSMTRYFYLFPGN; translated from the exons CTCACAGAGAAGAGACTACCAAAAGAAGGTCCAGTCAACATGGTGAAGTTAAGGTCCAGGAATGTGCTTGATGGTATTTTTGATG TGATGGAAAATAAAGTGTTAAATAGGGGTGAGTTACAAAGATTAGGGGAAGAAGTGGACCACATCGTGAAAAGGACTGGAGACCTGGTTTATGATCTCATTGAGAAAATGCAAATGGCAGGCAAAATATTTAAGGACCATTTCTTCAACCCCAAGAAACAACTGAGTTTAA GATCTCATCTGGAAACTGAGAATGATGAATCTGAGAGCACTGAGTCATCTTCTTCTTTGACAG AATCTgaagatgaaagtgaaaaaagTAGAGATGAGGAAAAAGTTGAATCAGCCCAGGCATTGGCTCTCCCTCCAACAG ctcCTCAGGAAACACAGGCTTCCCAACATGGGAAGTTAAAACTTTGTCCTCCTGATCATTTCCATACACTGAAGACAACAAAGGCAGATGAGG TATATCCAGTAATGGAGAATGAAGTCTGGACATGCCTGGCCCTCATCATCTGCAACAAAGAATTTGACTGTCTTTCTAATCGATATGGTTCTGAGGTTGACCTTTTGGGAATGCAAGATTTGCTTGAAAACCTTGGATACTCAGTGGTTGTAAAAGAGGATCTCACAGTTCTG GAAATGGAAACAGCACTAAGACAGTTTGCTGCCTGCCAAGATCCCCAATCCTCAGACAGCATATTCCTTGTATTTATGTCACATGGCACCCTGGATGGAATCTGTGGGACAGACCCAGATATTCTTCGTGATGATACCATCTTCCAAATTTTCAACAGCTGTAACTGCCAGAGTCTAAAAGATAAACCCAAGGTCATCATTATGCAGGCCTGCCGAGGCA AAGGTGCTGGGATTTTTTGGGTGACTGACATGAGAGAAGCCTCTGCATATAGGTATGACCAGTTCTTGCAGTGTTCCATCTGGAATGATGCCATTACAAACGGCCATGTGGAGAAAGACTTCATTGCTTTCAAATCTTTGACTCCAT GCAATGTTTCTTGGATACTTGACACAAATGGCTCTCTTTTCATTTCCCAACTTATCTACTACTTCAACGAATATTCTTGGTGTTACCAGTTGGAGGAGATTTTTCGAAAG GTTCAACATACATTTGAGACCCCAAATGTACTGACCCAGATGCCCACGATTGAAAGACTATCCATGACACGATATTTCTACCTCTTCCCTGGGAATTAA